Within Synergistaceae bacterium, the genomic segment GGCATCTCCGGTCTTCGCCAAATAACCATATTTTCCATCGTCCAATATCTCGGCGGGCCCGCTTTTACAATCTGTGGAAACGACGGAACAGCCGCAGGCCAGAGCTTCGGCCGCGACGTTGCCGAACCCCTCGAAACGAGACGTCATGACGAAAAGCGCCGCGCGTTTCATATACGGAAAGGGGTTAGAAACGTATCCGGGCAACGAGACTCGGCTCGCGAGATTTTGTTTACGCACGAGCTTTTCCAGCATCGCCCTTTGTTTACCCTCGCCTAAAATCAAAAGCCGCAGCTCTGGGCGCCGAGGAGCCAATAGACCAAACGCCCGGATCAATGTCGCAAAATCCTTCTGGACGCCCAAGCGCCCAACGCCCAAAACAACCGTCACCTTTTCCTTAAACCAAGGGTGATCTAGAGGAGCTTCCATTTGGGCGCAGAGTTCATCTGTCAGAACGGGGTTGTAAATGACGCGGATTTTCTCCGACTTGATAAGCCTCAGAGTCCTCATTTCCTCCGCGACGCCCCGAGAAATACAGATGCAGGCTGAAGCGAGCGGATATAAAAGGCGGCAGCGCAGAAAGCGCAAACGCGTTTGCACAGGTCCGCGGTCCAGAGTGAACATGTTACGCTGTGACAGAATAACATGAAAGGAGGCGCGCAATACAAGCCTTGCCAAAAGCGCTCTCATGGAGGTGTAGACGGGAAGGAGAAAATCCGCACGAAAAGCACGGAGGTACATTAATAAGAGAAGAAATGAGCCCTTTAGATCTACAACTTCGACCTTGGGATCCACCTCACGCAGCAGAGGGCCTTTTTTCGCGAATAAAAGCATAATGATACTCTGACCATCTCGCGCTAAACCGTTGGCGAGGCGTAAAGCCGAGCGCGCCGCTCCTCCCTCCCCCAAATCCCGAAGGAGAAAAGCCAGCCGATACTTTCTCCGATTTTTATATTCGAGGCTTTCGTCTTCCCATTCATTCATGCTTCGAGCCATCCAATCATGAAAATTCTATCTTGAACATACCTTGCGTTCTATGTGTAATAGTACAGGTCTTTTATTAAAAATCCAATGATTTTCGCGACATCGTCGCAAAAAAGTTCCTCCCGAGGCGTGAAAATATCTTTTTATAACATAGCGAGGTTTTTCGATGCGTCAAAGGAGAGTCTCTCACCATATTCAAAGGAGAGTCTCTCACCATATTCAAAGGAAAGTCTCTCACCACATTCAAAGGAGGGTCTCTCACCACATCAAGCAAAACATTGACAATTTTATCGGCATTTCAACCTATAACGCCTTCAGATCGCTCATATTTTCTCTATCTTCCTTTGGATCAGCGAGGATTTTATTTTGTCATAAAGCTCTTGCATCATAAACCAAACGATGACCACGATATCATTAAGAAAAATGTCCTTCCGCCAGCGGAAAAAAATCCTTTTGTAACACTGATATGTCCGCCGGTGGGTGAGCGGTGATTTTTCGGCCACGTCGATCATAAGGTCCACTATTTTTTCCGGTTCCAAGCGGCCCCAGGGCGTTTTGAGAAAAGTTCTCCAATACAACCGGTCCATAGCAAATCCCTTCAGAGCTTCCCAAGGCTTGGGACTAAGGATAGCGTGAAGGATAGAATTTGCGATCCTTGGGTCGTTCAGGTCATCGCAGAAGTTGGCGTTTATGAAAACGTGACCATTGTTGAATCTGCCGTCGATGATTTTGATGTCCCCGCGAAAATATGAATTAATCAAGTCCTGGTCCACCGTGTCTATGTAACGTTTGTGGCGCGAAAACCATGGGACGATTTCTTGGGTCAGGTTGTATTTTTTTCTTATCCGATAAAGGTTTATCGATAAAACACCAGCGTTGATATAGGTCGCTTGGTCGCAACCTATATGTTTGAACCTAAACGCTTTGGCGGAAATCCGTCTGTAGGGTTTGTTTGCCGGCCGGTCCAACACTCCAGCCAAAGCGCAATTGTCCACGGCAATATCCCAGAGTTCTCGGATATTCATGTTGACCACCACATCGCAGTCCAGGTAGATCACTTTGTCCAAAAGAAGAACTTCCACGATCAGCAAGCGAAACAATGTCCCAATCGACCACTGCTGCGCCAGCTTTATGGCATCCTCTCCCAACTGCCCCATGTGGGGCATGACATCGTGAAATTCGACACTCTGTCCGTAGGATTCCGCGGTTTCGGTCAAAAGGACACGATTGTGCTCCGTCAGCGTTTGGTCATGCAGAATGTGAACGCGAACGGGGTTCCGTGTTCGTTCGAAAATGGAGGCCATGACGACCCCCGCGTGTCTCGCATACGTGCCCTTCGGGTCGTAGACGGCCAGGACGACGTGAATGACGTCGCCGGCGAGTTTGTTTTCTTCCGATATCTCCAGTCTCTCCATGGGTATTTCCTCCTAAAAAGTTTGTGTTTGCGCGGATTCTTTTTCGAGCATACGCAATATCCAACCGCTTTTAAGCGTATAGGGACACTTAAAGGAAAAGTATATCTTTCTCGCTTAGTCCGGTTATGTCAACGATATCGCTGACCGACATATTACGAGCGAGCATTCTCTGAGCAAGCTTCTCCATGCCTTTTGCCATGCCTTTTACCATGCCTTTTCCATGCCTTCTTTCATGCCCTGCTGTTTAATATCGTCTGCGGAGTCTCGCAACATTAACGGTATATACATAGCTTTCCCCTCGTATTGCATTATCAGCATTTTATCCTTCATATTAATAATGCGCTTAATGAAAAGCAGCAGATCTCGTTTTTCTTCCATGCTCCAGCTCCGTTCATTGAGGAGTTCTACTGTTTTTCGCAGAAAGTTGAATTTTGGGAGTTGTTTTTTATTTTCAGCGCAAACTTCGCGGCATAGAGAACGAGGTCCATGGGGTTATCGCTCGCGAGTAATTCGTCTTCGTCAAGCTCAAACAGTACAAGTAGACATATGGCAAGAAATCAAATACAAAACAAACGCGTTTGTTTTGCCCTTCGTTTTGCTCATGTCAAATGTTCCTTCCGTGATATGATTTTATTAACGTCGACATGGGATAAAATCCTGCGGCATTGCACCTTGAAAACTGGATATAGGCGGTTGTTCGGGGAAGTCCCGAACGTAAAATATCCAACGCCGAACGAAAATAAGAGCTTCATGCTCTTCATGCTCTTTTTGTAGAGTGGGGGTATCCACTCTTAAAGGAGAAGACGTAAGGCCGGTTTCAGTCGGCTGTCTTTGTCGATCTTAGAACCCCACAGGCTTTAGCCGTGGGAGTATGTCAAGTCTTATAAACTTCTCTCCGATGCGCAACCCGCACCACTAGTACAATCAAAACGTCGTCGTGAATCTCGTAGACTACCCGATAGTTGTCAACACGGATACGCCACGTCTCCATACCCTTCAGCTTCTTGCATCCGTGTGGATGGGGATTGTCGGTGAGTTTTTCGGTGGCCTTAATGATTCGGTCTGCATATGCCCTGGGTAGGCTTGCAATTTGTTTCCGAGCAGAGACCTTAAACTCTAGTGAATGAACCGTATTGCGCTTCGTAGTCCTTGATCACTTCGCTCAACGGGCCTGTAGGTTCATCCTTATGCGCTTCGATATAAGCAAGGTCCTCCTCGTCCTCCAGCTCTTCCATGCGGTCTTCGTAGCGTAGGAACTCGATATAATGCATTAATCTCTCAAGTGCGGAAGCGGACAGGTTTTCTATCGCCTGGTGCAGATTTTGACGTTCCGACGTTGCGTTTGGCCTCTCAACTTCTGCTGTCGCTGTGGTCATGGTGTTCCCTCCTTCGTCCCTTTGGCCTCGGCCAGGATCGCGGCCTTCTCGGCAGCTAGACGCTGCTTCTTGGGCTTGACCCCTGGCGGTAGTGGTTTGTGGTTTAACACGGCGGCACGCGGGATGATCCAGGAATTGCCGACTTTTACAGCGCCAGGGAAACGGGCCTCCCTGCAAAGTACACCTGTCCTCTAGACGCATGGTATCCCATCAAGTAAGGAACACATCACGAACCAGAACCAAGCACACTTTGACAACCAGAGGGTAGGCTCGAACCAGGGAATCGGGCCAGCGGGAGAAGGGACCGAACAGTCAAACACAAGAAACCCACGGGAAACGGCCAGCCAGAACAGCGGCGATGAAACTCAATGACTCGCTAGAAGTTGTTTAGGGTATGCTCCATTGTTATAGCTGTATCCACCCGCTCAGGTATTTGATTCACCCCTTAGCCTTCGCGTGTTCCTCCTCCTAAAATAAGCGGGACCGAAGCCCCGCATCTCATGTCTTGGTTGTAACAGTCCGCTTCTGCAAGGAGAAAGATTGTGGTCGATTCTTTCGCACGTCTTTCACACTCGATAAAATACTTACGGGCGGCTTCCGGTATTTAACAAAATTGTTAAAAGGTCCCAAGTCCACTGAAACCCAGTATCCGCCCTTTTTCCGGAAAAACGGAAAAAGTCTTCAACTCGTGCATTTTTTGCCCTAGTTCGAAAACGAAGACTATTCAACAATTTTGGTGAATAGAGTTGGCGACGGGGTTGGCAAACCCAGTATCTGACCTATTTCATAAATTTATGAAATAGG encodes:
- a CDS encoding glycosyltransferase family 8 protein codes for the protein MERLEISEENKLAGDVIHVVLAVYDPKGTYARHAGVVMASIFERTRNPVRVHILHDQTLTEHNRVLLTETAESYGQSVEFHDVMPHMGQLGEDAIKLAQQWSIGTLFRLLIVEVLLLDKVIYLDCDVVVNMNIRELWDIAVDNCALAGVLDRPANKPYRRISAKAFRFKHIGCDQATYINAGVLSINLYRIRKKYNLTQEIVPWFSRHKRYIDTVDQDLINSYFRGDIKIIDGRFNNGHVFINANFCDDLNDPRIANSILHAILSPKPWEALKGFAMDRLYWRTFLKTPWGRLEPEKIVDLMIDVAEKSPLTHRRTYQCYKRIFFRWRKDIFLNDIVVIVWFMMQELYDKIKSSLIQRKIEKI
- a CDS encoding type II toxin-antitoxin system RelE/ParE family toxin, translating into MASLPRAYADRIIKATEKLTDNPHPHGCKKLKGMETWRIRVDNYRVVYEIHDDVLIVLVVRVAHRREVYKT
- a CDS encoding glycosyltransferase, with the translated sequence MNEWEDESLEYKNRRKYRLAFLLRDLGEGGAARSALRLANGLARDGQSIIMLLFAKKGPLLREVDPKVEVVDLKGSFLLLLMYLRAFRADFLLPVYTSMRALLARLVLRASFHVILSQRNMFTLDRGPVQTRLRFLRCRLLYPLASACICISRGVAEEMRTLRLIKSEKIRVIYNPVLTDELCAQMEAPLDHPWFKEKVTVVLGVGRLGVQKDFATLIRAFGLLAPRRPELRLLILGEGKQRAMLEKLVRKQNLASRVSLPGYVSNPFPYMKRAALFVMTSRFEGFGNVAAEALACGCSVVSTDCKSGPAEILDDGKYGYLAKTGDASDVARAIEEALKHPLPVEKLKKRAAFFSQLRAVKEYERLFDDLTIRE